The region TGGTGGAGTTAGGGGCAGGTGATGGGCTGAAAACCAAAATCCTGCTCGGTTTCTTCGAGAGCCAGCGTGCCGACTTTACGTACGCGCCGGTCGATATTTCGGCAGATGCCCTCGAAGGGCTGGTGGTCGATGTACGAAAACAATGGCCGGACCTGCCATTGAATCCGCGCCATGACGACTACTTCAGCGCACTGGAACACCTGTCCAGCGAAACCGACAGCCGAAAAGTTATTCTTTTCCTGGGATCTAACATCGGCAATTTCGCCCCTGACGAAGCCATTGCTTTCTACCAGCAGCTGCACGACCGGCTCAAACCCAGCGACATTGTACTGACGGGCTTTGATTTACAGAAGAATCCGGCGGTTATTCACGCGGCTTACAACGACCGGCAGGGCCTGACTCGGGCGTTCAATCTGAATCTATTGCGCCGGATCAACCGCGACCTCGACGCTGATTTTGACCTTGCCGCCTTCGACCATTACGAAACCTACAGTCCTGAAACCGGGGAAGCCCGTTCATATCTGGTTAGTCAGAAAGCGCAAACTGTAGACATTAGGTCGCTTGGTATGCAGGTACCTTTTCAAGACGGAGAAATCATTCATACCGAGATCTCCCGCAAATTTAACCGGAGTCAAATCGAGCACCTGGCCCAGCAAACGGGCTTTTCCCTAACGGGTTGGTTCACGGATAGTAAAGGCTATTTTGCCGACGTTATCTTTATCCGATAGCATCGGCTTACACCCTTGTATCAGGCCGCACTTACCGGCTCTTCCACCCGTTTGGGGGCTACCCGGCGGGGAATGTAATGGCGGAAAAAACTGCTGATCTTCATTTGCAATACGCCAAAAACGGCTTCTTTGAAGATCTTGGAAGACATTTTTGAAACACCCCGCGTACGATCGGTGAAAATAATGGGCACTTCCCGGATGCGGAATCCGTATTTCCAGCAGGTAAACTTCATCTCGATCTGGAATGCATACCCCACAAATTTAATGGGGTTATGAAGGATAACTTCCAGAACATCGGCCCGGTAGCAGACAAATCCGGCGGTTGGGTCCATGATCGACATACCCGTGACAAACCGCACATAAACCCCCGCAAAGTAAGACATTAGCACCCGGCCCATGGGCCAGTTGACTACATTGACCCCCCGAATATAGCGGGAGCCCACGGCTACGTCGGCCCGCTCGGGTCCATCGTCGGCGCAGGCGTGGTAGAGTTTGATCAGATCGTCGGGATTGTGCGAAAAATCGGCGTCCATCTCGAACAGGTACTGGTACCCGCGCGACAGTGCCCACTTAAACCCATCAATATAAGCCGTGCCCAATCCAAGTTTACCCCGCCGTTCGAGCAGGTGAAGACGCGCCGTCGAACCGCGCAACGAGACATCCGTAGCCGTAATTTCCTCCTGTAAGTCACGGACACGCTGAGCCGTACCATCGGGGGAGCCATCGTCTACAATGAGGATATCGAAGGGTTCCGGCAGGCTGAGCACCTTGCGGATGATCGCTTCAATATTCTCAATTTCATTATAGGTTGGAATAACGACCAGGCGCTCTTTCACAGGTAATTGAGTGGGTTAGTAGGGAGATACTTCTATAACAGCAAAGTACTCCAATTTTGTCTAAATAAATCATTAAAAATTCTTAATAAACGGCTTAACCGCCAGTTGGTCAGCCAATTTTCGGGATTTCCCGATGCAGTCGGACAGGGAAACACCCCCGTACCAGTTGGCGCAAACAAACAGTTGATCTGCCTCCATAGCCTTTACCGATTCTTTTGCCGAGGCCAGTGTGGCATCGTACTGCGGAATGGCTCGCTCCCACCGAAAAACAGACTGATAAACGGGTGTAGCCGCTGTAATGCCAAACCCATCGACCAGTTCTTTATGGACGTTATGGGCCAGTACACTGTCCGGGTGCCGGGTATTGTGCGCGCCGGTCTGCCCACCTACGAAGGTGGTGAAAAGAACTTCATCGTCCGGGCAGCGGCCCGTGAAAATCGAACTGCTCCAGATGTGTCCGGCGGCAAAACGTCCTTCAACGGCCGGGTTCAACCCCCCAAATCCATTGAGCGGATGACGCACATCGGCACGTTTGTAGGCCGAATGTACGGCCGTCATGGGTGGGTACGTGATGGCCTGAAGCGTACGAGCCAGATCGGGGTAGCGTTGGTCTACCAGCCGGGCAGCCGCATCGGTGCCGACCGCGAGCACTAGTTTATCGACGGTGGTGGTGCCGGTATTTGTTTCAACCTCCCAGCCGTTTGGTGTGGGACTGATACTGCTGACGGCCTCGTTGAGCGAGAGATTAGTCAGTTTTGCGGCCAGCGCGTTGGGCAGCATCTGCATCCCTTCGCGGAAGCTAAATGATTGCCGACGACCAATAGCTGACCCGCCAGCCGACTGGCTTTTGATCAGGCCACGCAGCACCGAACCATATTCCTTTTCGTACTGGAGCAGGCTGGGAAACGTTTCGGAGACCAGCAGTTGTTCGGGGTCACCGGCGTAGATGCCCGCCACAAACGGGCCGAGGGCGTAATCGACTATTTCGCTGGAAAAACGGCGTCTGAAAAACTGGCCCAGCGTTTCGCCGGGGGGCGATACCGTCTTGTTGTTCCGTTCGCGGAGAATAGCGAGCTTGGTCTTCCAGCTAAAAAAATTGCCAAAAAGCAGCGAAGGCGGTCCTGATGGCAGTTGCCGGTATTTGCCGTCGCGAAAAATAAACCGGGCCTTACTAACCGGCTGGCTAAAGGTAAGCTCGGGTGTCAGGCCCAGTTCGTCGAGCCAGTTAAGTAATTCGGCATCGCCAAGGAGTGAGTTTGGGCCAAGCTCACGCAGGTAATTACGCCCGGATGGGCCGTCGGGCCAGTCCCGCTGCGACCGGATGTAACCCCCGGCCTGACCGGCTGCTTCCCAGAGGTGATACGCAATACCCCGCCGTTGTAATTCGTAAGCCAGTGTCAACCCCGATATGCCTGCACCGATAATGCCAATTGTCATGAGGTTTTCGGGGAATGTGCGTCAACTTTTTTCTTCAGCTCTTCGGTAACCCGCTTGTATATGGCTTCCATATCGGCGGGGTGCGATGAGTAAAAGATGTAGCTTTTGCGATAGGTGGCTGTATCGACGCCGTTTTTTTTGAAAATGGCACCTTCCAGGTGTTTATAAACAATGTTTGCTGAATCAGTGGAGTGCAGATTGATGCGGCTGATTTTGGCTTCGGCCAGGTGCACATCGATCAGAATACTGGCCATCTGATCCTGAGTCAGCAAGTGTTCCGGGGGCTTGTTTTCCGGAGCCGTGCAGGCTGCAACCAGCCAGCCGCTTAGCAGCATACTCCACAGATGCCGTTGATATTGGTTTCGAAGCATACGCTTAAATGGGTAGCTTTGTAAGGCAATCCCCCGTGGCAAAGTTCGGGATTGCCTGTTAAAAAAATATAACGCCTGTTTGTATGGACGAGTTCTTGGCCCGGCTCCGTAATTTCGATATTCGCATTCGCAAGGCGGTAAACTCGCAGATGCGCGGTAGCTTTCGTTCTGTGTTTAAAGGAACGGGTCTGGAATTCAGTGACTTGCGTACCTACCAGTATGGCGATGATGTACGGGCGATCGACTGGAACGTGTCGTCGAAGGGCCACGGTACGTTCGTGAAAGTTTTTCGGGAAGAGAAAGACCAGACGGTTTTCTTCGTTGTCGATGTGAGTGCTTCGCAACAGGTTGGCCCCCGGCAGCGCAACAAGCTGGACACCACAAAAGAAGTGTGTGGGGTACTGGCGCTCTCAGCCATTCGCGAAGCCAGCCACGTAGGTATGTATTGTTTTTCGGACCAGAAGGAGAAATACATCAAGCCGGGGAATGGGCTGAAAACGGGTTACCAGCTTATTATGAGCCTGTTTAAGCTTCAGCCCGAGTCGACCCGGACCAGTATTGCCGATGCGCTGCTGTTTACCCTCAACGCGCTCAAACGCCGGAGCGTTGTGATTCTGCTGTCGGATTTCATCGATCTCAGTTACGAACACAACCTCAAAGCGCTGGCTAAAAAGCATGATCTGGTGGTCATTCATCTGTACGACCAGCGGGAGGTGAAGCTTCCCCGGCTGGGTATCATCCCGGTTCACGATACCGAAACCGGACGAACAGTGTGGGTCAATACGTCGTCCGTTTCGTTTCGGAGCGGCTTGTATACTACTTTCCGACAGAATCAGGTACGGCTGGAGCAGCTGTGTAAGCAGTACAATGCCAACTACCTCGCGCTCGATTCGCAGGAAGATTTTGTACCGAAACTTGTTGAACTGTTCAGGGTCAGAAAATATTGATGAAACAAGCGATCCTGCCCCTCTTTCTTGGTTTCTGGTTGCTCATCGGCCCGGTTTGGGGGCAGATGCCACCCCGGCAATTTCCGCCAACGGGCTACTTCCTGACCGATAGCATTGAAATTGGCCGACCGTTTCGGTATTCGCTGACGTATCATCATGCCCCAACGGTCGATGTGTTGTTCCCCGATACGGCCCATTCCTTTGCACCGTACCGGGTCCAGAAAGTAGCTGTTTTTGCTACGCAGACAAATGGCGATGGCTCCGGGGCGATTAGCCGCGACAGTGCCGTGTATACGCTGGTATCTTTCGAAACAGATTCGGTACAACTGCTACGGGTGCCGGTGCGTACGATCAATGCGGTGGACTGTACGGCGCAGTGGACGCTGACCGATACGGTTTTCCTGCGGTCGAAACTGGCGCCATCTTTACCCGATTCACTCGCCCCGCGTTCGCTCACCCTGGCTACCGAAACCACCCTGGCTCCGCTTCAGCAGCAGTTTAATTATGGGGCATTGCTCATTGGCTTCCTGGGTGTTAGCCTGGTTCTTGGGGCCTTTTATTTGATGTTTGGGCGGCTGGCCCGGCAACAGTGGCGGCTGTATATACTGAACAGGCGGCATGCCCGGTTTTTACGGGAGTACACGCGGTTAAATGAGCGAATAAGTCCGCTAACGGCGGCCGACATAGCCAATCAGGCCGTTGTGATGTGGAAACTGTATCTGGAACAGCTGGACCCTCAGCCGTATAGCTCACTAACCACATCCGAACTGGCCGACCGCTTTCACGACGAACGCGTAACGAATGCGTTACGGGATGCCGACCAGATGATCTACGGAGGCACCTTTACGGCGCAGTCGCAGTCGGCACTGCTCGTGTTGAGCGATGTAGCTACGCAGATGTACATTCGCAGCCGCACGGCTCTGAGCCAGACCGCTACCCCGAACGAGGAAAACAATAATTCGGCTACATCGTCTGAATCAGCCTCTTCTTCCTGACCGTATGAAACCCTGGTACTCTCTGCATTGGTTCAGCCCATCGCAATGGCAGCAGTTCAAACTGGCGCACCCGCTGGCGCTCTGGCTGATTCCCGCTGTCTTGCTGCTGATTGCCATACGTTACTATTTATCCAGAAAATCGCGGCAACGACTGAAGATGTCCCTTGGTCAGATCTCTGCCGAACCGGGGTCGTGGATGGGTCGGCAATCGGTGCAGTCTTTGCTGAGCCTGGGGCGGTATCTGCTGCCGTTGTGTATGTTTCTGGGTACCGCCTGCCTGCTCATTGCGCTGGCACGTCCACAAATTATCCGGGAACTACGGGAGGAACAGTCAGAAGGTATTGACATCATGCTGGCGATGGACGTATCGGTATCCATGAGCGAATCGGATATCCTCCCTACCCGGTTGGCTGCCGCCCGACGGGTAGCGCAGGCATTTGTCAGGGGCCGCCGGAACGACCGTATCGGCCTGGTTATTTTTGCGGGAGAAGCGTTTTCGTTGTGCCCGCTTACAACGGATTACAACCTGCTGAACCAGTATCTCAACGACCTTAACGATGGCATGATCCGCACATCCGGAACAGCCATTGGTGATGCGCTGGCCCGGTGCATTAACCGTATGCGCGACCGTCCGGCTGCTTCCTCAGACACAACTCAGGCCAAAACCGAACAGTGGAAGTCAGAGCGAAGCAAAGTAATTATTTTGTTGAGCGATGGCGACAATACGGCGGGTAATCTGGACCCGATTACGGCCGCAAGCCTGGCGAAGGCATTTAACATCAAAATATATACCATAGCCGTTGGCCAACCAGTAGCATCAGCCTCCGAAGCGTCTACGGTTGACGAAGGTATTCTGAAAAAGATAGCCACAATAGGTAAAGGGAGTTTTTTCCGGGCGGTAGACAGTGGCCGGTTAAAAACGGTTTTTGCGCAAATCAGCCAGCTCGAAAAAGCTCCGGTTCGCGTTCGGGTGTATGAAGATATTCAGGATTACTACCGGATTTATATGTACTGGGGAATCACGTTTTTATTGGGCACCCTGCTATTGAAAAACACAATTTTTGGTAACGTGCTGGAAGATTGACCGTGTACCATTTACTATGCTGAAATCATATTATAACGCCGATGCTGTTGAAGCGGGTCTGGACGAAGTCGGCCGGGGGTGTCTGGCCGGACCGGTGGTGGCGGCTGCGGTTATTTTGCCCAAAGACTACACGCACCCTATACTGAATGACTCCAAACAGTTGTCGCATCGGCAGCGGGAGCTACTGAAGCAGGACATAGAG is a window of Spirosoma linguale DSM 74 DNA encoding:
- a CDS encoding methyltransferase (TIGRFAM: methyltransferase~PFAM: Protein of unknown function DUF2260~KEGG: swd:Swoo_2444 hypothetical protein); amino-acid sequence: MDDVETVIRDPDADALAEEVRTGLQKTPKALSSRFFYDAEGSRIFAEIMRSPEYYLTRSEYDVLDTYKADLLRLITPDNRPFELVELGAGDGLKTKILLGFFESQRADFTYAPVDISADALEGLVVDVRKQWPDLPLNPRHDDYFSALEHLSSETDSRKVILFLGSNIGNFAPDEAIAFYQQLHDRLKPSDIVLTGFDLQKNPAVIHAAYNDRQGLTRAFNLNLLRRINRDLDADFDLAAFDHYETYSPETGEARSYLVSQKAQTVDIRSLGMQVPFQDGEIIHTEISRKFNRSQIEHLAQQTGFSLTGWFTDSKGYFADVIFIR
- a CDS encoding Dolichyl-phosphate beta-D-mannosyltransferase (PFAM: glycosyl transferase family 2~KEGG: hypothetical protein), translating into MKERLVVIPTYNEIENIEAIIRKVLSLPEPFDILIVDDGSPDGTAQRVRDLQEEITATDVSLRGSTARLHLLERRGKLGLGTAYIDGFKWALSRGYQYLFEMDADFSHNPDDLIKLYHACADDGPERADVAVGSRYIRGVNVVNWPMGRVLMSYFAGVYVRFVTGMSIMDPTAGFVCYRADVLEVILHNPIKFVGYAFQIEMKFTCWKYGFRIREVPIIFTDRTRGVSKMSSKIFKEAVFGVLQMKISSFFRHYIPRRVAPKRVEEPVSAA
- a CDS encoding protoporphyrinogen oxidase (KEGG: lhk:LHK_02383 protoporphyrinogen oxidase~TIGRFAM: protoporphyrinogen oxidase~PFAM: amine oxidase; FAD dependent oxidoreductase), with translation MTIGIIGAGISGLTLAYELQRRGIAYHLWEAAGQAGGYIRSQRDWPDGPSGRNYLRELGPNSLLGDAELLNWLDELGLTPELTFSQPVSKARFIFRDGKYRQLPSGPPSLLFGNFFSWKTKLAILRERNNKTVSPPGETLGQFFRRRFSSEIVDYALGPFVAGIYAGDPEQLLVSETFPSLLQYEKEYGSVLRGLIKSQSAGGSAIGRRQSFSFREGMQMLPNALAAKLTNLSLNEAVSSISPTPNGWEVETNTGTTTVDKLVLAVGTDAAARLVDQRYPDLARTLQAITYPPMTAVHSAYKRADVRHPLNGFGGLNPAVEGRFAAGHIWSSSIFTGRCPDDEVLFTTFVGGQTGAHNTRHPDSVLAHNVHKELVDGFGITAATPVYQSVFRWERAIPQYDATLASAKESVKAMEADQLFVCANWYGGVSLSDCIGKSRKLADQLAVKPFIKNF
- a CDS encoding conserved hypothetical protein (KEGG: mxa:MXAN_5665 hypothetical protein), translated to MDEFLARLRNFDIRIRKAVNSQMRGSFRSVFKGTGLEFSDLRTYQYGDDVRAIDWNVSSKGHGTFVKVFREEKDQTVFFVVDVSASQQVGPRQRNKLDTTKEVCGVLALSAIREASHVGMYCFSDQKEKYIKPGNGLKTGYQLIMSLFKLQPESTRTSIADALLFTLNALKRRSVVILLSDFIDLSYEHNLKALAKKHDLVVIHLYDQREVKLPRLGIIPVHDTETGRTVWVNTSSVSFRSGLYTTFRQNQVRLEQLCKQYNANYLALDSQEDFVPKLVELFRVRKY
- a CDS encoding von Willebrand factor type A (PFAM: von Willebrand factor type A~SMART: von Willebrand factor type A~KEGG: hypothetical protein), with the translated sequence MKPWYSLHWFSPSQWQQFKLAHPLALWLIPAVLLLIAIRYYLSRKSRQRLKMSLGQISAEPGSWMGRQSVQSLLSLGRYLLPLCMFLGTACLLIALARPQIIRELREEQSEGIDIMLAMDVSVSMSESDILPTRLAAARRVAQAFVRGRRNDRIGLVIFAGEAFSLCPLTTDYNLLNQYLNDLNDGMIRTSGTAIGDALARCINRMRDRPAASSDTTQAKTEQWKSERSKVIILLSDGDNTAGNLDPITAASLAKAFNIKIYTIAVGQPVASASEASTVDEGILKKIATIGKGSFFRAVDSGRLKTVFAQISQLEKAPVRVRVYEDIQDYYRIYMYWGITFLLGTLLLKNTIFGNVLED